Proteins encoded in a region of the Orcinus orca chromosome X, mOrcOrc1.1, whole genome shotgun sequence genome:
- the LOC105748748 gene encoding putative deoxyribonuclease TATDN2: MASSKDVHNLTGNSKHSFYSSINPEFAAIAEGQNNETEEADEGQRSWGRQQDQSSSMIYVKAIRGVLGTLMLEGEAATNTNWSPGQQPSSGGRSATDVPFSAPQRIVSASEVREKIDTSDFCDRRMMVHREKPLGDPRALIFEGSSPALKFLDRRDCHSQIQKHQDKSIVTEHPSSGGGWSDVDESSAFRSPQEEPISLSAARISRPPSFTAEPVTYWPNLYSGPWHDSASYWPSSPKPPCLLSMGGSSSSNTSQAGKSSQSFLSGYTFNFPVYSPTWSRELKSSEEDQSPNSHSFHFSRSSEARMKERRHHLQEETPSRSRGGHASHSLPRSHWKKSLQAGFIDTHCHLDMLYSRLSFTGTFNKFRKIYSSSFPKEFHGCISDFCDPRTLKDGIWVELLKEDLVWGAFGCHPHFARYYRMSHETDIVQALRHPKAVAYGEIGLDYSHKCSTPVPQQQKIFERQLQLAITLNKPVLIHCREAEKDLRDILKKIMPSDYKIHWHCFIGSYAVIEPLLDYFPNMSVGFTGVLTYPSAWEVHDAVRKIPLERIVVETDAPYFIPRGVPKNLCPLAHPGLALHTVREIARIKGQPLSHTLATLRENTSRLYNI, translated from the coding sequence ATGGCTTCTTCAAAGGATGTCCACAACCTTACGGGGAATTCCAAACATAGTTTCTATAGCTCCATAAACCCTGAATTTGCAGCCATAGCTGAGGGTCAGAATAATGAGACTGAGGAAGCAGACGAGGGCCAGAGAAGCTGGGGTAGACAGCAAGACCAAAGCTCTTCAATGATATATGTGAAGGCGATCCGGGGCGTGCTGGGAACATTGATGTTAGAAGGAGAGGCTGCCACTAATACAAATTGGAGCCCAGGACAGCAGCCCAGCTCTGGAGGAAGATCAGCCACAGATGTCCCCTTCTCTGCTCCTCAAAGAATAGTGTCTGCCTCAGAGGTCAGAGAGAAGATAGACACAAGCGACTTCTGTGACAGGAGAATGATGGTACATCGTGAGAAGCCACTTGGTGACCCAAGGGCACTCATTTTTGAAGGCAGCTCTCCAGCCCTAAAATTTCTAGACAGACgtgactgtcattcacaaatccaGAAGCATCAAGATAAGAGTATTGTAACTGAGCACCCTTCTTCAGGAGGTGGCTGGTCTGACGTGGATGAGAGTTCTGCCTTCAGATCCCCTCAGGAGGAGCCAATCTCACTCAGTGCCGCAAGAATTTCAAGGCCTCCATCCTTCACAGCTGAGCCTGTCACCTACTGGCCTAATTTGTATAGTGGTCCTTGGCATGACTCTGCCAGCTACTGGCCCAGTAGTCCCAAGCCTCCTTGCCTTCTCTCCatgggcggcagcagcagcagcaacacatCCCAGGCTGGGAAGAGCAGCCAGAGTTTCTTGAGTGGTTATACCTTCAATTTTCCAGTGTACTCCCCAACCTGGTCCAGAGAACTGAAGTCATCAGAAGAAGATCAGTCTCCAAATtctcattcatttcatttctccAGAAGTTCAGAAGCCAGGATGAAGGAGAGGAGACACCATCTCCAAGAGGAGACACCATCACGTTCTCGGGGAGGACATGCATCTCATTCCCTGCCAAGGAGCCACTGGAAAAAAAGCCTACAGGCGGGTTTCATTGATACCCATTGTCACCTGGACATGCTCTATTCCAGGTTGTCTTTCACAGGGACGTTTAACAAGTTCAGAAAAATTTATAGCAGCTCCTTCCCTAAGGAATTTCATGGCTGCATCTCTGATTTCTGTGATCCTCGCACACTGAAGGATGGTATATGGGTGGAGCTGTTGAAAGAGGATCTGGTCTGGGGGGCCTTTGGCTGTCACCCCCATTTTGCACGTTACTACCGTATGAGTCACGAAACAGATATTGTGCAAGCCTTACGGCACCCCAAGGCTGTAGCATATGGAGAAATTGGCTTGGATTACTCCCATAAGTGCAGCACACCTGTCCCACAGCAGCAAAAGATATTTGAGAGACAGCTGCAGCTGGCCATCACTCTAAACAAGCCCGTGCTGATCCACTGCCGAGAAGCTGAGAAAGATCTGAGGGACATCCTGAAAAAAATTATGCCCTCTGACTACAAGATCCATTGGCATTGCTTCATTGGCAGTTACGCAGTCATCGAGCCCCTTCTGGACTACTTCCCCAACATGTCTGTGGGCTTCACTGGAGTCCTGACTTACCCTTCTGCCTGGGAGGTCCACGATGCTGTGAGAAAGATCCCACTGGAGAGAATCGTCGTGGAAACCGATGCTCCCTACTTCATCCCTCGTGGGGTTCCCAAAAACCTTTGTCCACTTGCCCACCCAGGCCTGGCCCTGCATACGGTTCGAGAGATTGCCAGAATCAAAGGTCAGCCACTCTCCCACACCTTGGCCACCTTACGAGAGAACACTAGTCGCCTCTACAATATTTAA